Proteins from a genomic interval of Lolium perenne isolate Kyuss_39 chromosome 1, Kyuss_2.0, whole genome shotgun sequence:
- the LOC139835042 gene encoding uncharacterized protein produces the protein MLGGWSDKSFNLLLDLLKEAYPESAIPKNYNEAKKLVKCMGLGYVSIHACENDCILFWKENANANSCPKCKASRWKSERKHADGKRVHKAPKKVLRYFPIKKRLQRLFACSRTAALARWHAEERTEDGLLRHPADSLLWKDFEDKNPKFAKDSRSIRLALATDGFNPFRSMNLSYSIWPVLMIPYNFPPNMVMKQPNFMLSLLIPGRRAPGSDIDVYFEPLVDDMLDMFLHGVRTYDASTGEFFQLYAAIICTITDFPGLGNVYACATSGEGACPECHYETCFLRLNNGSKNCYMGHRRFLHEKHPFRYDTRTFGEIESGTKPVPLSGSEIFELTKNIPSNFGKDPNGKKPRKKKRKEGEPLIIWKRHSVFFKLPYWKDLKMHHNFDIMHIEKNVCDNIINTLLGVEGKTKDNINSRYDLEEHNIRSDLHPIDLNNEEVYVPPAPYAMELDQQRTVCKVIKSATFPPHYASDIRRNVHVKDRKITGLKSHDNHVILQDLLPLAVRRILPERVSAVLIRVSRFFKKMYSPVIRKSDMEKLGAEIAETLSLLEAIFLPSFFDIMVHLMVHLPAQAMIAGPVYFRSMWSTERCMGNLKGHVHTRSHVEGSIAEGYLFQESLTFCSRYLDGETLFNRGGRNDGDLDMEIASATPFFRNSGRGLAGKCQVMLDYKTWLQAHKYVLFNYDHIEPYLNKHINYLSTIGLQSKREINRLHYETFHEWFKLHVAEMGDEAPQEIKILAKEPNMVVLKYSSYKLNGIDFHTQSYDEGRPVQGSGVALIAQTTSFQKGNGDNTSVRNKAYYGIIKEILELNYQHEGKVVLLKCDWVDNRVEDKWVKTDQFGITSVNFKHIFNTGEKMSDEPFILASQATQVYYVEDPIDAEWSTVVIPSYYDINEAENIDPDNALRATLLDPCTSIRVSVADGGIGSSRTDIDGLVVKKK, from the exons ATGCTTGGAGGGTGGTCTGATAAAAGTTTTAATCTGTTATTAGATCTGCTCAAAGAGGCCTACCCCGAGTCAGCAATACCTAAAAACTACAATGAAGCCAAAAAACTAGTGAAATGCATGGGTCTTGGGTATGTTAGTATTCATGCATGTGAGAATGACTGCATTCTGTTTTGGAAAGAAAATGCAAATGCCAATTCATGCCCAAAATGTAAAGCCTCAAGATGGAAATCTGAAAGAAAGCATGCGGATGGGAAACGTGTCCACAAGGCTCCTAAAAAGGTTCTGCGCTACTTCCCAATAAAGAAAAGGCTTCAGAGGTTGTTTGCCTGCTCTAGGACTGCAGCTCTCGCAAGATGGCATGCAGAAGAGCGCACGGAAGATGGTTTGCTTAGGCATCCCGCAGATTCTCTTCTTTGGAAAGACTTTGAGGATAAAAATCCAAAATTTGCTAAAGATAGCCGAAGCATCAGGCTTGCACTAGCCACCGACGGTTTTAATCCCTTTCGTTCCATGAATCTCAGCTATAGCATTTGGCCTGTCCTTATGATTCCATATAACTTTCCTCCCAATATGGTTATGAAGCAACCAAATTTTATGTTATCTTTGTTGATTCCTGGCCGAAGAGCTCCTGGTAGTGATATTGATGTCTATTTCGAGCCTCTAGTTGATGATATGCTAGATATGTTTCTTCATGGTGTTAGGACCTATGATGCTTCGACTGGGGAGTTCTTTCAGTTGTATGCTGCCATAATATGCACAATTACAGATTTTCCGGGTCTTGGGAATGTGTATGCATGTGCTACATCTGGAGAAGGAGCTTGCCCTGAATGCCACTATGAAACATGTTTTCTAAGGCTGAATAATGGTAGTAAGAATTGCTACATGGGCCATCGTAGGTTCTTGCATGAAAAGCACCCTTTTAGGTATGACACACGCACATTTGGTGAAATAGAAAGTGGGACAAAACCCGTTCCACTTTCTGGTAGTGAAATCTTTGAGCTGACTAAAAATATTCCAAGCAACTTTGGGAAGGATCCTAATGGGAAGAAGCCTAGAAAGAAGAAACGCAAAGAAGGGGAACCATTGATCATTTGGAAAAGGCATTCTGTATTTTTTAAACTGCCATATTGGAAGGATTTGAAGATGCACCATAACTTTGATATCATGCACATCGAGAAAAACGTGTGTGATAACATAATTAACACATTGTTGGGTGTTGAGGGAAAAACCAAGGACAACATTAATTCTCGGTATGACCTTGAAGAACACAATATTAGAAGTGATCTTCATCCTATTGATCTTAATAATGAAGAAGTCTATGTCCCTCCCGCACCTTATGCAATGGAACTAGATCAGCAAAGGACAGTGTGCAAAGTAATTAAAAGTGCCACATTTCCTCCCCATTATGCATCTGACATACGTCGTAATGTGCATGTCAAGGATAGAAAGATAACCGGATTAAAAAGCCATGATAACCATGTTATTTTGCAAGACTTGTTGCCCCTTGCTGTGAGAAGAATATTGCCAGAAAGAGTGAGTGCTGTATTGATACGTGTTAGCAGATTTTTTAAGAAAATGTACTCACCGGTTATTCGTAAAAGTGACATGGAAAAGTTAGGGGCAGAAATTGCTGAAACCTTGAGTCTTCTTGAGGCTATATTCCTTCCATCTTTTTTTGATATTATGGTGCACTTGATGGTTCATCTTCCGGCACAAGCAATGATTGCTGGTCCAGTATATTTTCGCAGCATGTGGTCTACAGAGAG GTGTATGGGAAATCTTAAGGGACATGTCCATACTAGAAGTCATGTGGAAGGATCAATTGCAGAGGGCTATTTGTTTCAGGAGAGCTTAACATTTTGCTCTCGCTATTTAGATGGCGAGACTCTGTTTAACCGAGGAGGTAGAAATGATGGAGATTTGGATATGGAAATTGCTTCTGCAACTCCATTCTTCCGCAACTCTGGTCGAGGGTTGGCTGGCAAGTGTCAAGTGATGTTAGATTACAAAACTTGGCTTCAAGCCCACAAATATGTCTTATTCAACTATGACCATATAGAACCATACTTAAA CAAGCATATTAATTACCTTTCCACTATTGGTCTTCAAAGTAAACGAGAAATCAACCGTCTGCATTACGAGACCTTCCATGAGTGGTTTAAGTTGCAC GTGGCAGAGATGGGTGATGAAGCACCACAAGAGATAAAAATATTAGCTAAAGAGCCAAACATGGTTGTGTTGAAATATAGTAGCTACAAATTAAATGGGATAGACTTCCATACACAATCATATGATGAGGGTCGTCCTGTTCAAGGTAGTGGAGTAGCTCTTATTGCACAAACCACATCCTTTCAAAAAGGAAATGGTGACAATACTAGTGTAAGAAACAAGGCATATTACGGCATTATAAAGGAGATTCTTGAGCTAAACTATCAACATGAGGGGAAAGTAGTGTTGCTAAAATGTGACTGGGTCGACAATCGTGTAGAAGATAAATGGGTAAAGACTGATCAGTTTGGAATCACTTCTGTGAATTTCAAGCATATATTCAATACCGGTGAGAAGATGTCAGACGAGCCTTTCATTTTAGCATCACAGGCAACTCAAGTTTACTATGTTGAAGATCCCATTGATGCTGAGTGGTCTACTGTTGTTATACCATCATATTATGACATAAATGAAGCAGAAAATATTGATCCTGATAATGCTTTGCGTGCAACATTGCTTGATCCATGCACTTCTATACGTGTCAGTGTTGCCGATGGAGGCATTGGTTCTAGTAGGACAGATATTGATGGACTAGTTGTTAAGAAAAAGTAA
- the LOC127326013 gene encoding uncharacterized protein, with translation MPERAPRAPAPAPAPAPAATMQDYSIYDLAAAMTAASKETAADGYLAREAKKEVREIEFFPISAASHAAESEFATAMRWTTPFPSVTPSVGGYAAPLDLSLRL, from the exons ATGCCAGAGAGGGCTCCACGGGCTCCTGCTcccgcccccgcccccgcccccgccgcCACCATGCAAGACTACTCCATCTACGATCTCGCCGCCGCCATGACAGCCGCTAGCAAG GAGACGGCCGCGGACGGGTACTTGGCGCGGGAGGCCAAGAAGGAGGTGAGGGAGATCGAGTTCTTCCCGATCAGCGCCGCCAGCCACGCCGCCGAGTCCGAGTTTGCGACGGCGATGCGCTGGACAACGCCATTCCCCTCCGTCACGCCCAGCGTCGGGGGCTACGCCGCGCCCCTGGACCTGTCGCTCAGACTGTAG
- the LOC127327352 gene encoding uncharacterized protein, producing the protein MASGRGKSKDVMVTDEQLAQVEYELARNRMVEENEERMARLGIPRASVAFKDACEASRPPKQKKRKAPSSTLENTTERRVLRSRVANESANANPTDQPSKEITTKLVDGEKGGRTITKKANIYARMNKPKIKIPFNEYGQPIGPDATEFANFIGTLVRKHIPPKAIDWRDVDEEKKLLVWDHLQAFYELDSIALKYVINTSQRKWKEWKADLKKTKFDPELTDEELMPRCDDRISEADWKDLLKYWRSPEFEARSSTAKENRAKSTVPHTAGSKSHARVTQEMADELGYAPRRDEVFIRTHTLKKGPNKGQHVPEAAPIISELLRAANVHPDWKEKSLKEGDLFARVVGMKEPRGRVRVLGLGPTPQDVGTPDTRGKVSTRVLVEMVARREAEHRMSTLEEKMQQMQQQMNKMQEIMAASQGGHNLEAPSSQHGSNSRRNSIDEIEEEIDGEDGDEEDGEDDNVQRRKFVANPRNASTQQDESLIGMDVLLYAWTGPETPVAKATVLSVDPDTTVGGEPLGPGTYEVIVNVAIKRDTILPYQYEDLLYIRDAVTRSIAWPSSKMKPYKPAVSGSSRH; encoded by the exons ATGGCAAGCGGAAGAGGAAAGAGTAAAGATGTGATGGTCACCGATGAACAGCTAGCACAAGTTGAGTATGAACTAGCTAGAAATAGGATGGTGGAAGAAAATGAGGAAAGGATGGCACGCCTAGGTATACCTCGGGCAAGTGTTGCATTTAAAGATGCCTGCGAAGCAAGCCGACCCCCAAAACAGAAAAAAAGAAAG GCACCCTCCTCAACACTTGAAAATACAACTGAAAGACGTGTTTTGAGGTCCAGGGTAGCAAATGAAAGTGCTAATGCAAATCCTACAGACCAACCGTCCAAAG AGATCACTACCAAGCTTGTTGATGGTGAGAAAGGTGGGCGAACGATAACTAAAAAGGCTAACATatatgcaaggatgaataagccgAAAATCAAAATTCCATTCAATGAGTATGGCCAACCAATTGGGCCGGATGCAACTGAATTTGCCAACTTCATTGGCACTCTGGTCAGGAAGCATATACCACCCAAAGCTATAGATTGGAGAGATGTTGATGAAGAAAAGAAGTTGCTAGTGTGGGATCACTTACAG GCATTTTATGAGCTGGACTCAATCGCTCTCAAATATGTCATTAACACTTCACAGAGAAAATGGAAGGAATGGAAGGCAGATTTAAAGAAGACAAAGTTTGATCCCGAATTGACTGACGAAGAGCTTATGCCTAGATGTGATGACAGAATTAGTGAAGCTGATTGGAAGGACCTTCTTAAATATTGGAGATCTCCTGAATTCGAA GCTCGGAGTTCTACAGCCAAAGAAAATCGCGCCAAGTCAACCGTGCCTCATACAGCTGGCAGCAAGAGTCATGCCCGTGTTACCCAAGAAATG GCTGACGAACTTGGGTATGCCCCTCGGAGGGACGAAGTGTTCATCAGAACACATACGCTCAAGAAAGGACCAAACAAAGGACAACACGTGCCAGAGGCAGCTCCAATTATT AGTGAACTCCTACGGGCAGCTAATGTCCACCCTGACTGGAAGGAAAAGAGTTTGAAAGAAGGTGATCTATTTGCACGAGTTGTTGGAATGAAAGAGCCAAGGGGTCGTGTTCGTGTGTTAGGTCTAGGGCCAACACCTCAAGATGTGGGCACACCGGATACACGGGGTAAAGTGAGCACAAGGGTTctagttgaaatggtagcacgtcGAGAAGCTGAACACCGCATGAGCACTTTGGAGGAGAAGATGCAACAAATGCAGCAACAAATGAACAAAATGCAAGAAATTATGGCAGCTTCACAAGGAGGGCATAATTTGGAGGCTCCTAGCTCGCAACATGGTTCTAATTCTCGACGA AACTCAATAGATGAAATTGAGGAAGAAATTGATGGCGAAGATGGCGATGAAGAGGACGGTGAAGATGACAATGTTCAGAGAAGGAAATTTGTTGCAAATCCAAGAAACGCTTCAACCCAGCAAGATGAAAGCCTT ATTGGGATGGATGTGCTTCTTTATGCATGGACTGGTCCTGAAACTCCTGTTGCTAAGGCAACAGTTCTCTCAGTCGATCCAGACACAActgtgggtggggagccccttggaCCTGGTACTTATGAGGTTATTGTGAATGTTGCAATTAAAAGGGATACTATTCTACCATATCAGTACGAGGATTTACTATACATTAGAGATGCTGTCACAAGGTCCATTGCATGGCCATCTAGCAAG ATGAAGCCCTACAAACCAGCTGTGTCTGGCTCATCTCGCCACTGA